The following coding sequences are from one Alphaproteobacteria bacterium window:
- a CDS encoding DsbA family protein, whose protein sequence is MSESRGAVLVALMMAAVVALAILFPTTSRQPTQIVTESTGPVSAAGNAPFTALQKNDIRNTVREYLLDNPQVIVEAIEALQAQQQQSQQQQNQGAIAANMEQLVNSRRDPFIGNPDASVTIVEFFDYQCPYCKRMAQDLARIAAEDPDVKIIFKEFPVFGRESTLATRAALAAAKQGKYAEFHLAIMGLRGAPSENAILRIASRLGMNLDRLRRDMQSPAIETQIQTNLQLARQVGVRGTPAFIVGDQLVPGAMSADQMRQLIAEMRGS, encoded by the coding sequence GTGTCGGAATCCCGTGGAGCCGTTCTTGTCGCCCTGATGATGGCCGCTGTCGTTGCATTGGCGATTCTGTTTCCCACCACCTCCAGACAGCCGACACAGATTGTTACTGAATCCACCGGGCCGGTTTCGGCAGCCGGTAACGCGCCTTTTACAGCGCTGCAGAAAAACGATATCCGAAATACCGTGCGCGAGTATCTCCTCGACAACCCCCAGGTCATCGTCGAAGCCATCGAAGCGCTCCAGGCACAGCAACAGCAAAGCCAGCAGCAGCAAAACCAGGGCGCCATCGCGGCCAACATGGAGCAGTTGGTCAACAGCCGCCGTGACCCGTTCATCGGTAATCCGGATGCGTCTGTGACAATCGTCGAGTTCTTCGACTACCAATGCCCCTACTGCAAGCGGATGGCGCAGGACCTCGCCAGGATCGCGGCGGAAGACCCCGATGTGAAAATCATCTTCAAGGAGTTTCCCGTTTTCGGACGTGAATCCACGTTGGCCACCCGTGCCGCACTCGCCGCAGCCAAGCAAGGCAAGTATGCGGAGTTCCATCTCGCAATCATGGGGTTGCGCGGCGCACCATCCGAGAACGCGATCCTCCGGATTGCGAGCCGGCTCGGCATGAATCTCGATCGGCTCCGTCGCGACATGCAGTCCCCGGCGATCGAAACTCAAATCCAGACGAATCTTCAACTCGCCCGACAGGTCGGCGTGCGCGGCACACCGGCATTCATCGTCGGTGATCAACTGGTCCCCGGTGCCATGAGCGCGGATCAGATGCGCCAGCTCATCGCCGAGATGCGCGGCAGCTAA
- a CDS encoding Rne/Rng family ribonuclease, whose amino-acid sequence MPKRMLIDATHPEETRVVVADGNELLEYDYETSTKRQIKSNIYLAKVTRVEPSLQAAFVDFGGDRHGFLAFNEIHPDYYRIPIEDREKLLAESDAENEEEEEAGENGESDGESVEVLGDSQDEDIQELSDAHRRRLRKLTRSYKIQEVIKRRQILLVQVVKEERGNKGAALTTYLSLPGRYCVLMPNTSRGGGISRKVTDAKHRKSMKAILSDLEVPEGMAVIMRTAGVARTKAEIKRDYEYLRRLWDDIRELTLDSTAPALIYEEGDVIKRTLRDLYDRDIEEVLVEGDEAYKAAKALMRTMIPSHAKRVQKYEDTEIPLLNRYQIDQQLDAIHEPIVQLKSGGYIVISPTEALVAIDVNSGRSTRERNVEQTAYRTNLEAADEVARQLRLRDLAGLIVIDFIDMDVSRNNHAVERRMKEAMKSDRARIQIGRISAFGLLELSRQRLRPSLHEAHTQACPVCQGTGLMRSTESTSMAILRELEEEGQRKRAKVVTVTTQTDIALYLLNQKRASLQDLEERYGFSVQVMADASLTASDYEIVHIGHDGVEGVSTKEETQREENAPKRRRSRGRRRSSENNTDNTEDEAKTDATASEEHEQSDDDEDENRKRGGRRRGRRGGRRRRKSDSDGETEQEATSDAEPAPDSDGENETVDEQNDEDGEDTGRRRRRRPRRRGRRGRGASEETSTDENAAEAGADAATPDDTASDNDDDALDSEIDIPEPSSEENDGNSEPVADAASDADNSPSEDSADEDAANEEVEPEAVTAADADETGEDATETPADEPDEEPAETMAEQPEEAAEEDNRPRRSGWWNRATS is encoded by the coding sequence ATGCCAAAGCGCATGTTGATCGACGCGACCCATCCGGAAGAGACCCGGGTCGTCGTCGCAGACGGTAACGAACTCCTCGAATACGACTACGAAACCTCCACCAAGCGCCAGATCAAGAGCAACATCTATCTGGCGAAGGTGACTCGCGTTGAGCCTTCGCTGCAGGCGGCCTTCGTTGATTTCGGAGGCGATCGTCACGGGTTTCTGGCGTTCAACGAAATTCATCCGGACTACTACCGCATTCCCATCGAGGATCGCGAAAAACTGCTGGCTGAATCCGACGCCGAGAACGAGGAAGAAGAAGAAGCCGGCGAAAACGGCGAGAGCGACGGAGAATCGGTCGAAGTCCTGGGGGATTCCCAGGACGAGGATATCCAGGAACTGAGCGATGCCCATCGTCGGCGCCTGCGCAAGCTGACCCGCAGTTACAAGATCCAGGAGGTCATCAAGCGCCGCCAGATCCTGCTGGTGCAGGTGGTCAAGGAAGAACGCGGCAACAAGGGGGCCGCCCTCACGACCTACCTCTCCCTGCCCGGACGCTATTGCGTGTTGATGCCCAACACTTCACGCGGCGGTGGAATCAGCCGGAAGGTGACGGACGCCAAGCATCGCAAGTCGATGAAGGCGATCCTGTCCGACCTTGAAGTCCCCGAAGGCATGGCCGTGATCATGCGTACGGCCGGCGTGGCGCGCACCAAGGCCGAGATCAAGCGCGACTACGAATATTTGCGCCGCCTGTGGGACGATATTCGCGAACTCACGCTCGATTCCACGGCCCCGGCCCTGATTTATGAAGAAGGCGACGTCATCAAACGCACGCTTCGCGATTTGTACGACCGCGACATCGAAGAAGTCCTGGTCGAGGGCGATGAAGCCTACAAGGCCGCCAAGGCGTTGATGCGAACGATGATTCCGTCTCATGCCAAGCGCGTCCAAAAGTACGAAGACACCGAGATTCCGCTGCTGAACCGCTATCAGATCGACCAGCAACTCGACGCAATTCACGAGCCGATCGTGCAGCTCAAATCCGGCGGCTATATCGTTATCAGTCCGACGGAAGCGCTGGTGGCAATCGACGTGAACTCCGGACGCTCGACGCGCGAACGCAACGTCGAACAGACGGCCTATCGGACCAATCTTGAGGCGGCCGACGAAGTTGCCCGCCAGCTCCGGTTGCGCGATCTGGCCGGCCTCATCGTGATCGATTTCATCGACATGGATGTCTCGCGCAACAATCATGCCGTCGAACGGCGCATGAAGGAGGCCATGAAATCGGACCGGGCACGGATCCAGATTGGCCGGATATCGGCCTTCGGTCTGCTGGAGCTGTCGCGCCAGCGTCTGCGCCCGAGCCTGCATGAGGCGCATACACAGGCCTGTCCGGTATGTCAGGGCACAGGGCTGATGCGGTCAACCGAATCGACCAGCATGGCGATCTTGCGTGAGCTTGAAGAAGAAGGTCAGCGCAAGCGTGCCAAGGTTGTGACCGTCACAACCCAGACAGACATCGCGCTGTACCTTCTCAACCAGAAGCGCGCCTCGTTGCAGGACCTGGAGGAACGCTACGGCTTCAGCGTACAGGTCATGGCCGATGCCAGTCTCACCGCATCTGACTATGAAATTGTGCATATCGGCCATGACGGTGTCGAAGGCGTCTCGACCAAGGAAGAAACACAGCGCGAAGAAAATGCGCCCAAGCGGCGGCGCAGCCGCGGTCGGCGTCGTTCGTCGGAAAACAACACCGACAATACCGAGGACGAAGCGAAGACCGATGCGACGGCCTCGGAAGAGCATGAGCAGTCCGACGATGACGAGGATGAAAATCGCAAGCGCGGCGGCCGACGGCGTGGCCGACGCGGCGGCCGGCGCCGGCGGAAATCGGACTCGGACGGCGAAACCGAGCAGGAAGCAACGTCGGACGCGGAGCCAGCTCCCGATTCCGACGGCGAGAACGAAACGGTCGACGAACAGAACGACGAAGATGGCGAAGACACTGGTCGTCGTCGTCGCCGGCGGCCCCGGCGCCGCGGACGCCGTGGCAGAGGTGCGTCGGAAGAAACTTCGACAGACGAGAACGCGGCCGAAGCCGGCGCGGACGCCGCCACACCGGACGACACGGCTTCGGACAATGACGACGACGCACTCGATTCTGAAATTGACATCCCCGAGCCGTCTTCCGAGGAAAATGATGGCAATAGTGAACCGGTCGCGGACGCTGCATCGGATGCCGACAATAGCCCTTCGGAAGACAGCGCCGACGAGGACGCCGCCAACGAAGAAGTCGAGCCCGAGGCGGTAACGGCGGCAGACGCGGATGAAACCGGCGAAGACGCGACGGAGACGCCCGCTGACGAGCCGGACGAAGAGCCTGCCGAGACAATGGCCGAACAACCTGAAGAAGCCGCCGAGGAAGACAACCGGCCGCGGCGATCGGGATGGTGGAACCGGGCAACGTCCTGA
- the maiA gene encoding maleylacetoacetate isomerase produces MKLYDYWRSSAAFRIRIALNLKGLDAEREYIHLRRKDQSSDAYLAVNPQGLVPTLIDDDGTRVTQSMAIIEYLDETRPETTALLPVDAKGRARVRALSQAIACDIHPLNNLRVLRVLGAELGLDEDTRNEQWYKHWVDEGMRGLEGLLADGGAGRFSHGDTPTMADVCLVPQVYNAQRFGCDLSAFLTALRVNDACLELAAFRDALPDNQPDAE; encoded by the coding sequence ATGAAACTCTATGACTATTGGCGCTCGTCCGCCGCATTCCGTATTCGCATCGCGCTCAACCTGAAGGGGCTCGATGCCGAACGGGAATACATCCATCTCCGCCGAAAGGATCAATCGTCGGACGCCTATCTGGCGGTCAATCCACAAGGCCTTGTGCCGACCTTGATCGACGACGATGGCACGCGAGTGACCCAGTCGATGGCGATCATCGAGTATCTCGACGAAACGAGGCCGGAAACGACCGCGCTGTTGCCCGTCGATGCGAAAGGGCGTGCCCGGGTGCGGGCCCTGTCTCAGGCGATCGCCTGCGATATACACCCGCTCAACAATCTACGGGTATTGCGCGTACTGGGCGCCGAACTGGGCCTCGATGAGGATACCCGGAACGAGCAGTGGTACAAACACTGGGTCGATGAGGGCATGCGCGGGCTTGAAGGGTTGCTCGCTGACGGTGGTGCGGGCCGGTTCTCCCACGGCGATACGCCGACGATGGCCGATGTCTGCCTTGTGCCCCAGGTCTACAACGCACAGCGTTTCGGGTGCGACTTGTCGGCCTTCCTGACGGCATTGCGGGTGAATGACGCTTGCCTCGAACTGGCGGCCTTCCGCGACGCACTGCCGGATAACCAGCCCGACGCTGAATAG
- a CDS encoding pyridoxal phosphate-dependent aminotransferase, with translation MPLKVSTRGQIDPFIVMDVMREANALAAAGEDIVHLEVGQPGTSAPAKVREAATAAIRDERLGYTDALGIPALRERIAGHYESMYGVAVAPERIVVTTGSSGGFLLAFLAAFDVGDRVALAAPGYPAYRNILSALGVEPVVVETSIEDRFQPTPGVIGEVPGGLDGLIVASPSNPTGTMIGDPEMRSLTGLARRQSMRFISDEIYHGITYGHESVTALAHDDEAIVINSFSKYFSMTGWRLGWLVVPKSMLRSVECLAQNLFISPPTLSQYAALAAFDSHDELRENVAKYSRNRDILLSDLPGVGFDRLAPADGAFYVYADVAQLTNDSNAFCRRMLTEARVATTPGLDFDPYRGNAFVRFSFAGTEDDMRQAIDRLGAWRP, from the coding sequence ATGCCGTTGAAGGTTTCGACGCGCGGTCAGATTGACCCGTTCATCGTCATGGACGTGATGCGCGAGGCCAATGCGCTGGCCGCGGCGGGCGAGGATATCGTCCATCTGGAGGTCGGTCAGCCGGGCACATCTGCGCCGGCAAAAGTGCGTGAGGCGGCCACGGCAGCGATCCGTGACGAGCGGCTGGGCTACACCGACGCGTTGGGCATTCCCGCCCTGCGCGAGCGGATCGCCGGGCATTACGAGAGCATGTACGGGGTCGCCGTCGCGCCCGAGAGAATCGTGGTGACCACGGGTTCGTCGGGCGGATTCCTGCTCGCATTCCTGGCGGCGTTTGATGTTGGCGACCGGGTCGCGCTTGCGGCGCCAGGTTACCCGGCCTACCGCAATATTCTGTCCGCGCTCGGGGTTGAGCCGGTGGTGGTGGAGACCAGCATCGAGGACCGCTTCCAGCCAACGCCCGGCGTGATTGGCGAAGTTCCCGGCGGACTGGACGGTTTGATCGTTGCCAGCCCGTCGAACCCGACGGGTACGATGATCGGTGATCCGGAGATGAGATCATTGACGGGTCTGGCCCGGCGTCAATCGATGCGTTTCATCTCCGACGAAATCTATCATGGCATCACTTACGGCCATGAATCGGTGACTGCGCTGGCCCATGATGATGAGGCCATCGTCATCAACAGCTTCTCGAAATATTTTTCGATGACCGGATGGCGGCTGGGGTGGCTCGTGGTGCCGAAATCCATGTTGCGATCCGTGGAGTGTCTGGCGCAGAATCTGTTTATATCGCCACCCACCTTGTCGCAGTACGCCGCGCTGGCGGCCTTCGACAGCCATGACGAACTACGTGAAAATGTCGCGAAATATTCCCGCAACAGGGACATTCTGCTCAGTGATTTGCCGGGGGTCGGTTTCGACCGCCTCGCGCCGGCTGACGGTGCATTTTACGTCTATGCCGATGTGGCGCAGCTTACCAACGACAGCAATGCGTTCTGTCGTCGGATGCTGACGGAGGCGAGGGTTGCGACCACGCCGGGCCTGGATTTCGATCCGTACCGCGGCAACGCCTTCGTCAGGTTTTCATTCGCCGGGACCGAAGACGACATGCGCCAGGCGATCGACCGCCTGGGTGCCTGGCGACCCTGA
- a CDS encoding gamma-glutamyltransferase: MLFGSLFALAACGGGGPEQGDIGFIDGFFGGLIADEPRAALIGREVLSAGGTAADAAVATYFAMAVTLPGAASIGGGGVCLIHDAVQVRTETISFLPKRPADSAARFSIPGNVRGMFLLHARYGELAWSDILLPAEDFARTGHAVSRAFVRDIEAARPIVVFGPEASSIFGLSTGGVAEGRLLQQLELGAVMSNLRTQGPGAFYDGVLGRSLVEAVSTAGGRMTLDDLRNYRPEIKEPIRFELGNNVLAFAPDGGGAVAAQVWAAASNGDRYDDTADAARTHLIVELGARAYQAEAAGTADTTTAAAVAALQTSVSETSHSAPRPSIAVRADAVMSGASIVAVDNQGRTVACSFTMNGPFGAGVIAPGTGILLAPLLETERASVPTVALMANEKIGLTFFAAAGAGPIPGVLARVALDTIVREDENMVDAVALPRAFNTGNPDITFVEATTPDAARAALDALGHNIEQVQSIGRVNGFFCPRGLPRVQTCQFVKDPRSFGLAVSSDE, encoded by the coding sequence ATGCTTTTCGGCAGCCTGTTCGCGCTCGCTGCATGTGGCGGAGGCGGCCCCGAGCAGGGCGATATCGGTTTCATAGATGGCTTTTTCGGCGGCCTGATCGCCGACGAGCCGCGGGCCGCGCTGATCGGGCGCGAAGTGTTGTCGGCAGGCGGCACGGCTGCAGACGCGGCGGTCGCCACCTACTTCGCCATGGCCGTGACACTGCCTGGTGCCGCGAGCATTGGCGGCGGTGGTGTTTGCCTGATTCACGATGCCGTGCAGGTTCGCACGGAAACCATTTCGTTCCTGCCGAAGCGGCCGGCGGACTCCGCTGCGCGATTCTCGATTCCCGGGAATGTGCGCGGAATGTTCCTGCTGCATGCCCGGTACGGGGAACTGGCCTGGTCGGATATCCTGCTCCCTGCGGAAGACTTTGCGCGGACCGGACATGCCGTCTCGCGGGCATTTGTTCGCGATATTGAGGCCGCCCGACCGATCGTCGTATTTGGTCCGGAGGCTAGCTCGATCTTCGGCTTGTCCACTGGTGGCGTTGCCGAAGGACGGTTGCTGCAGCAGCTGGAGCTGGGCGCGGTCATGTCCAACTTGCGCACACAGGGGCCCGGAGCCTTCTATGACGGCGTGCTCGGTCGTTCCTTGGTCGAGGCCGTGAGCACGGCTGGTGGTCGCATGACGCTCGATGATTTGCGTAATTACCGACCCGAGATCAAGGAGCCGATCCGGTTTGAGCTCGGCAACAATGTATTGGCGTTCGCCCCGGATGGCGGGGGGGCTGTCGCAGCCCAGGTCTGGGCTGCGGCGTCGAACGGTGATCGCTACGATGACACCGCCGACGCGGCACGCACGCATCTCATCGTCGAGCTGGGCGCGCGCGCCTATCAAGCCGAGGCGGCCGGCACGGCCGATACGACCACGGCGGCGGCCGTCGCGGCGCTGCAAACGAGCGTCTCTGAAACATCCCATAGTGCCCCCCGGCCCAGTATTGCCGTGCGCGCCGATGCCGTCATGAGCGGGGCCAGTATCGTCGCCGTGGACAATCAGGGCCGTACGGTCGCTTGTTCCTTCACCATGAACGGCCCCTTCGGCGCGGGGGTGATCGCGCCCGGTACGGGCATTCTTCTGGCGCCGTTGCTGGAAACGGAACGTGCCTCCGTGCCGACCGTCGCGTTGATGGCGAACGAGAAGATCGGGCTCACATTTTTCGCTGCCGCCGGCGCGGGCCCGATCCCTGGCGTGCTGGCGCGCGTTGCACTGGATACGATTGTCAGGGAGGACGAGAACATGGTCGATGCCGTGGCGTTGCCACGCGCGTTCAATACCGGAAACCCCGATATCACATTTGTCGAAGCCACGACTCCGGATGCGGCACGCGCAGCCCTTGATGCGCTCGGGCACAACATCGAACAGGTGCAGAGTATCGGCCGGGTAAACGGATTCTTTTGTCCGCGCGGGCTTCCCCGCGTGCAGACCTGCCAGTTCGTCAAGGATCCGCGGTCCTTCGGGTTGGCAGTCAGTTCCGACGAGTAG
- a CDS encoding S9 family peptidase: MTGTKVAAPYGAWPSPITAGMIADTTISLSSVFVDGEDIYWLEGRPAEGGRVVLVRRTDAGPVDVIPPGYSARSRVHEYGGGAAIVSAGVAFFVNFDDQRIYRQENGGAPEAVTPDTGDRHADLFHDVARNRILCVRERHASVGVVNELIAVDLGSGACATLVGGHDFVSNPRVSPDGSTLSWVSWELPDMPWDSAAVRVAPVNAAGDVGTARKLIGGKGVSAFQPMWSPGGSLIFAADPGGWWNLHRWDGDAVSVMHDKAAEFGLPQWVFGMRTFDVDPSGRVVSAYTRDGTWRLARIDDDGLRDIEVPCTDIAAPQWVDDKIVFIGASPGEGSAILLLDPASGAIETLQTSLTVDLDPAGLSVPETIAFETTGGDTAYGFYYPPCSATHEPLTDTQAPLIVRGHGGPTGATSSSFSLAIQFWTSRGFAVLDVNYRGSTGFGRAYREALYGRWGEADVDDMVCGAEYLEASGLADPSRLAIRGGSAGGYTALAALAFRDTFSGGASLYGIGDLMTLARDTHKFESRYLDMLIGPLPEAEQLYRDRSPIEHVDALNCPVIFLQGEDDRVVPPNQAEAMVDALDRKGIPVAYVLFQGEGHGFRKSENVCRALESELGFYGRIFGFEPADDLPVLNIRNMDD; the protein is encoded by the coding sequence ATGACTGGCACGAAGGTCGCGGCGCCGTATGGCGCATGGCCGTCGCCGATCACGGCGGGGATGATTGCCGACACGACGATCTCGCTATCGAGCGTATTTGTGGATGGTGAAGACATCTACTGGCTGGAGGGCCGCCCCGCGGAGGGTGGTCGCGTTGTGCTGGTGCGACGGACCGATGCCGGGCCCGTCGACGTGATCCCGCCGGGATATTCCGCGCGTTCAAGGGTCCATGAATATGGCGGCGGCGCAGCGATTGTGTCGGCTGGCGTGGCGTTTTTCGTCAATTTTGACGATCAGCGAATCTATCGCCAGGAAAATGGTGGTGCGCCAGAGGCGGTGACACCGGATACCGGTGACCGCCACGCAGACCTGTTCCACGACGTGGCACGCAACCGTATTTTGTGCGTTCGTGAACGCCATGCCAGTGTTGGGGTGGTCAATGAACTGATCGCCGTTGATCTGGGGTCGGGCGCATGCGCGACACTCGTCGGCGGCCATGATTTCGTTTCGAATCCCCGCGTGTCGCCGGATGGATCGACGCTGAGTTGGGTGAGTTGGGAATTGCCGGATATGCCCTGGGATTCGGCGGCTGTCCGGGTGGCGCCGGTGAATGCGGCGGGCGACGTCGGCACGGCCAGGAAACTAATCGGTGGGAAGGGTGTATCGGCGTTCCAACCGATGTGGTCGCCGGGGGGGAGCCTGATTTTTGCGGCCGACCCCGGCGGCTGGTGGAATCTGCACCGCTGGGACGGAGATGCCGTTTCGGTCATGCACGACAAGGCGGCGGAGTTCGGGCTTCCCCAATGGGTCTTCGGGATGCGGACATTCGATGTGGACCCGTCGGGTCGCGTGGTGTCTGCCTACACGCGTGACGGGACATGGCGGCTGGCGCGCATCGATGATGATGGACTTCGAGACATCGAAGTGCCCTGCACCGATATCGCCGCGCCCCAATGGGTCGATGACAAGATCGTTTTCATCGGCGCCTCGCCCGGGGAGGGATCTGCGATTCTCCTCCTGGACCCCGCATCGGGGGCTATCGAGACGCTTCAGACATCACTCACCGTCGATCTTGACCCCGCCGGGCTCTCGGTCCCCGAAACCATCGCGTTCGAAACCACCGGCGGTGACACCGCATACGGATTCTACTATCCGCCCTGCAGTGCGACCCACGAACCATTGACGGATACGCAAGCGCCGCTCATCGTTCGCGGTCATGGTGGTCCCACGGGTGCGACGTCGTCGTCCTTCAGCCTGGCCATCCAGTTCTGGACCAGCCGGGGGTTTGCGGTACTGGATGTGAATTATCGCGGCAGTACCGGGTTCGGTCGCGCCTACCGCGAGGCGCTCTATGGGCGATGGGGCGAGGCGGATGTGGACGACATGGTCTGCGGTGCAGAATATCTGGAGGCTTCGGGACTGGCAGATCCATCCCGGCTGGCAATTCGCGGCGGCAGCGCCGGCGGGTATACGGCGCTTGCGGCGCTGGCTTTTCGTGACACTTTTTCAGGCGGTGCCAGCCTGTACGGAATCGGCGACCTGATGACGCTCGCGCGCGACACGCACAAGTTCGAAAGCCGCTATCTGGATATGTTGATCGGGCCGCTGCCCGAGGCCGAGCAGCTCTACCGAGACCGTTCGCCAATCGAACATGTGGACGCGTTGAACTGCCCCGTCATCTTCCTGCAGGGCGAGGATGACAGGGTCGTGCCGCCAAACCAGGCCGAGGCGATGGTCGATGCCCTCGACCGGAAGGGTATTCCCGTTGCCTATGTCCTTTTCCAGGGCGAGGGCCACGGATTCCGCAAGTCGGAGAATGTGTGTCGGGCCTTGGAATCGGAATTGGGATTCTACGGACGAATTTTCGGTTTCGAACCGGCGGATGATCTGCCCGTGCTCAATATTCGGAATATGGACGACTAG
- a CDS encoding M48 family metalloprotease, whose amino-acid sequence MRPFVRLVGLITVLAVAASTSAFGQNRNIGLVRDAEIENIIRDYATPIFSAAGLDSSVVEVHLVNDARLNAFVAGGQRVFINTGLLVRAKGPEEVIGVIAHETGHIAGGHLARFQDELRNAETKSIIALLAGLAAGIATGDGRVAGAIVGGGSSAALTDLLKYSRTQESAADAAALKYLDQTGISARGLLEFFELLQREIRLTGGREHPYLSTHPLTNDRIATVSGHLALSRFSNTPISRDLARKHAYMRAKLIGFMEPLESTLKIYPEDRNEVPARYARAIAYYRNAEIGKALPLVNGLIADDPDNPYFHELKGQMLLENGRVEDSLIPYGRMVELAPNEPLLRTGLGKAQVESGRADLLQPALENLRVAVRLDSQMRDAWRLLTIVNGRLGNQGDLALSQAEYTLLGGDVKAALALAERATKLLPTGAPGWLRAQDIVSEASRQLDRK is encoded by the coding sequence GTGCGCCCGTTCGTTCGTTTGGTTGGCTTGATCACCGTACTTGCCGTTGCGGCCAGTACATCTGCGTTTGGACAGAACCGAAATATCGGCCTCGTCCGCGACGCCGAAATTGAAAATATCATTCGCGACTATGCGACGCCAATTTTCAGTGCGGCGGGCCTCGACAGCAGTGTTGTCGAAGTTCACCTCGTGAATGATGCCCGCCTCAACGCTTTCGTTGCGGGCGGCCAACGTGTCTTCATTAACACCGGTTTGCTGGTTCGCGCCAAGGGTCCCGAGGAAGTGATCGGCGTGATCGCCCATGAAACCGGCCATATCGCCGGCGGACATCTCGCGCGTTTCCAGGATGAGTTGCGTAATGCCGAAACCAAATCGATCATCGCTCTGCTTGCCGGACTGGCGGCTGGAATCGCCACCGGCGACGGTCGGGTTGCCGGCGCCATCGTCGGAGGCGGGTCGAGCGCCGCCCTCACCGATCTGCTGAAGTACAGCCGGACGCAGGAATCGGCTGCCGACGCCGCGGCGTTGAAGTATCTCGATCAGACCGGCATATCCGCGCGTGGTCTGCTTGAATTTTTCGAGCTCCTGCAACGGGAAATTCGCCTGACCGGCGGGCGTGAGCACCCTTATCTCAGCACCCATCCCCTGACAAACGACCGCATCGCAACCGTGTCGGGGCATCTCGCATTATCGCGTTTTTCGAACACCCCGATCTCGCGGGATCTGGCGCGTAAGCATGCGTATATGCGGGCCAAGCTGATCGGTTTCATGGAGCCCCTCGAGAGCACACTCAAGATTTATCCCGAGGACCGGAACGAAGTACCGGCTCGTTATGCCCGCGCAATCGCCTACTACCGCAATGCCGAAATCGGCAAGGCCCTGCCGCTGGTCAACGGGTTGATCGCCGACGACCCGGACAACCCCTACTTCCACGAACTCAAGGGACAGATGCTTCTCGAAAATGGCCGGGTCGAGGATTCGCTGATCCCCTACGGACGGATGGTCGAGCTGGCTCCCAATGAGCCATTGCTGCGGACCGGACTGGGAAAGGCGCAGGTTGAATCCGGCCGGGCCGACCTTCTGCAGCCCGCGCTCGAGAATTTACGTGTCGCGGTTCGCCTCGACTCACAGATGCGTGACGCCTGGCGGCTGCTGACCATCGTCAATGGCAGGCTCGGCAATCAGGGAGACCTCGCATTGAGCCAGGCCGAATACACGCTCCTCGGTGGCGATGTAAAAGCAGCGCTGGCGCTCGCCGAACGCGCGACAAAATTGCTCCCGACCGGCGCACCGGGCTGGCTGCGCGCGCAAGACATCGTGAGCGAGGCCAGCCGCCAACTCGACAGAAAGTGA